One Chromobacterium paludis genomic window carries:
- the dnaB gene encoding replicative DNA helicase has product MHDDREFIQLHSPEAEQAVLGGLLLDNLAWDKVSDTLAAEQFFDPAHRYIAQVLFAMLSDGKPADVVTVGEALDAQGKLDAAGGFGYLATMAQNTPSAANIRRYASILLDKTIARQAIHITGELVGGLQTPKGVKSAELVDRAAGALEMLTTNRGSEEKTLDAVELARRTIENIDRRYTMPEGEMDGTPTGFAELDQRMGGMQPGELIIIAGRPAMGKTVMGINIAEHVSRFIGPAFVFSQEMDEKQLGDRQVASLAGIPLNRVRSGRFEDEDWQRLTYYAGVVQELRMQIDFRAQLTPEQVRNKCRQLARRHGRPALIVIDYLQLMRGPGHGSSDNRNYEIGYISAALKALAKEMGCPVVVLSQLSRAVESRANKRPMMSDLRDSGAIEQDADAVLFPYRDEYYNPDSPDIGTVEIIIGKLRQGEVKPVRLGWEGQYVRMTNLQAGWAPRPAIGHRKHSGGFDE; this is encoded by the coding sequence ATGCACGACGACCGCGAGTTCATCCAGCTGCACAGCCCGGAAGCAGAACAGGCAGTGCTGGGCGGCCTGCTGCTGGACAACCTGGCCTGGGACAAGGTGAGCGACACCCTGGCTGCAGAGCAATTTTTCGACCCGGCTCACCGCTACATCGCCCAGGTGCTGTTCGCCATGCTGAGCGATGGGAAGCCCGCAGACGTAGTCACCGTTGGCGAAGCCCTCGACGCCCAGGGCAAGCTGGACGCTGCTGGCGGGTTTGGTTACCTGGCCACCATGGCGCAGAACACCCCGTCCGCCGCCAATATCCGCCGCTACGCCTCCATCCTGCTGGACAAGACCATTGCCCGCCAGGCCATCCACATCACCGGCGAGCTAGTGGGGGGGCTACAGACGCCCAAGGGCGTGAAGTCCGCCGAGCTGGTGGACCGCGCCGCCGGCGCGCTGGAGATGCTGACCACCAACCGCGGCTCGGAGGAAAAGACCCTGGATGCCGTCGAGTTGGCCCGCCGCACCATCGAAAATATCGACCGCCGCTACACCATGCCCGAGGGGGAGATGGACGGCACGCCGACAGGATTTGCCGAGCTGGACCAACGCATGGGCGGCATGCAGCCCGGCGAGCTGATCATCATCGCTGGCCGCCCGGCCATGGGCAAAACCGTCATGGGCATCAACATCGCGGAACACGTCTCGCGCTTCATCGGCCCCGCGTTCGTTTTCAGCCAGGAAATGGACGAGAAGCAGCTGGGCGACAGGCAGGTCGCCAGCCTGGCCGGTATCCCGCTTAACCGCGTTCGCTCCGGCAGGTTTGAGGACGAGGATTGGCAGCGCCTCACCTACTACGCCGGCGTGGTGCAGGAACTGAGGATGCAGATCGATTTCCGCGCGCAACTCACGCCGGAGCAAGTCCGCAACAAATGCCGCCAGCTGGCACGCCGCCATGGCCGCCCGGCCTTGATCGTCATCGACTACCTGCAGCTGATGCGCGGTCCCGGCCACGGATCCAGCGACAACCGGAACTACGAGATTGGCTACATCTCCGCCGCCCTGAAGGCGCTAGCCAAAGAGATGGGCTGCCCGGTTGTGGTGCTGAGCCAGCTGTCCCGAGCGGTTGAGAGCCGCGCGAACAAGCGGCCGATGATGTCCGACCTGCGCGACTCCGGCGCCATCGAGCAAGACGCCGACGCCGTGCTGTTTCCATACCGCGACGAATACTACAACCCTGACAGCCCGGACATCGGCACCGTGGAAATCATCATCGGCAAGCTGCGCCAGGGCGAAGTGAAGCCCGTCCGCCTGGGCTGGGAGGGGCAATACGTACGCATGACCAACCTGCAGGCCGGCTGGGCGCCCCGCCCCGCTATTGGCCACCGCAAACACTCAGGAGGTTTTGACGAATGA
- a CDS encoding replication protein, whose protein sequence is MSAAENVVSLAERRAARVVESAPPRKEGYLAFPNELMDALLAADLTARQLKLALAVVRKTIGYGKEQDDCTITQLAEVAGMQRPAASKTLQQLLGMKIVSASKGRFGMLVSINPPAAWDSSPYQIDTPDDTDVSKRYAGAYQNDTHNKQSQKTSNNPPVSPQGEPATADSPAADATPPKPKRKPRAKGVKQTFAQWRDAMKAAAVKLIPEDDPVFTYADEAGLPREFLRLAWVEFRTTYTEKQASKQQLDWRAHFRDAVRRNWYKLWFLKDDGTCELTTAGLQARNAAQAADRKGAN, encoded by the coding sequence ATGAGCGCCGCCGAGAATGTGGTGAGCCTGGCTGAGCGCCGCGCCGCGCGCGTGGTGGAGAGCGCTCCGCCGCGCAAGGAGGGATATCTGGCCTTCCCCAACGAACTGATGGACGCCCTGCTGGCGGCCGACCTGACCGCGCGCCAGCTCAAGCTGGCCCTGGCCGTGGTGCGCAAGACCATAGGCTACGGCAAAGAGCAGGACGACTGCACCATCACCCAGCTGGCCGAGGTGGCAGGCATGCAGCGCCCAGCCGCCAGCAAGACCTTGCAGCAGCTGCTGGGCATGAAAATCGTCAGCGCCAGCAAGGGCCGCTTTGGCATGCTGGTGTCGATTAACCCGCCGGCGGCTTGGGACTCCTCCCCGTATCAAATTGATACGCCTGACGATACGGACGTATCAAAACGATACGCTGGAGCGTATCAAAACGATACACACAATAAACAATCCCAAAAGACAAGTAATAACCCCCCTGTATCCCCCCAGGGCGAACCGGCCACCGCCGACAGCCCTGCTGCAGACGCTACGCCGCCCAAACCCAAGCGCAAGCCGAGGGCCAAGGGCGTGAAACAGACCTTCGCCCAATGGCGCGACGCCATGAAGGCCGCCGCCGTGAAGTTGATCCCTGAGGACGATCCGGTGTTCACCTACGCCGACGAGGCCGGCCTGCCTCGCGAGTTCCTGCGCCTGGCCTGGGTTGAATTCCGTACCACGTACACCGAGAAGCAAGCCAGCAAGCAGCAGCTCGACTGGCGTGCCCACTTCCGCGATGCCGTGCGCCGCAACTGGTACAAGCTGTGGTTCCTGAAAGACGACGGCACCTGCGAACTGACCACCGCCGGCCTGCAGGCGCGCAACGCCGCCCAAGCCGCTGACAGGAAGGGAGCAAACTGA
- a CDS encoding RusA family crossover junction endodeoxyribonuclease has product MPGPPVGKQRARSATRIGKGADGQAKAMTRHYTPAKTANYEALVSWIAKQAIGSQPLLTGPVDVVMRIFVPVPASWSKRRRALALAGLVLPTVKPDIDNIEKAVYDALNKVVWQDDVLVCDVVKSKRYAEQPGVKVTIKPIENAQAA; this is encoded by the coding sequence ATCCCTGGCCCGCCGGTCGGCAAGCAGCGCGCGCGCAGCGCCACCCGCATCGGCAAGGGCGCCGACGGCCAGGCCAAAGCCATGACCCGGCACTACACCCCGGCCAAAACCGCCAACTACGAGGCGCTGGTGTCGTGGATCGCCAAACAGGCCATCGGCAGCCAGCCGCTGCTGACCGGCCCCGTTGACGTGGTGATGCGGATCTTCGTGCCGGTGCCGGCCAGTTGGTCCAAGCGCCGCCGCGCGCTGGCCCTGGCCGGGCTGGTGTTGCCCACGGTGAAGCCGGACATCGACAACATCGAAAAGGCGGTTTACGACGCGCTGAACAAAGTCGTCTGGCAGGACGACGTGCTGGTGTGTGACGTGGTGAAGAGCAAGCGGTACGCAGAACAACCAGGCGTAAAGGTCACGATCAAGCCGATCGAAAACGCCCAGGCAGCATGA
- a CDS encoding helix-turn-helix domain-containing protein codes for MLSLAERIRHMRLERRWTQAELARKASVSPSTIKSLENGYNRSTTRLANLARALRVTPEWLQTGRGPRDPLSPSEAAYIAADSLDDLADKLLDRGAGEIGKLMTLLIKKQAERNG; via the coding sequence ATGCTATCTCTCGCCGAGCGTATCCGTCACATGCGGCTGGAGCGCCGCTGGACCCAAGCGGAGCTGGCGCGCAAAGCGTCGGTCAGCCCCTCCACCATCAAGAGCCTGGAAAACGGCTACAACCGCAGCACCACCCGGCTCGCGAACTTGGCCAGAGCCCTCCGGGTGACGCCCGAGTGGCTGCAGACCGGCCGCGGCCCGCGCGATCCACTATCGCCGTCCGAGGCCGCCTACATTGCCGCCGACAGCCTAGATGACCTGGCCGACAAGCTGCTGGATCGCGGCGCAGGCGAAATCGGCAAATTGATGACCCTTCTCATAAAAAAACAAGCAGAACGAAATGGGTAA
- a CDS encoding phage portal protein, whose protein sequence is MFMSRQFGDQRVGSPDSGWISSLLGASAQSAAGLRVTPERALALTTLQACVSLIAESVAQLPCELYRRQGDTRERATDHPVYNLVHDTPNAWQTPIEYREQCQISAALRGSAFSFIERDGAGRPTALLPLDFNKVQVLRGSDNLPYYRIGGAEPVPMRLIHHVRWWTLNGYTGVSPVQLHCDTIGLALATQNHASKVFANGTHLAGVLERPAVVGQQELKPLDPERVKQIKAAWKNEYAGSDNAMKVALLQDGMTFRPLSMTNEDAQLIDSRKMSALELAQIFKVPPHKVGLLERATNNNIEHQAIEFVIYCLLPWLRRHEQAMMRDLLLPSERGDYYIEFNVGGLMRGDTASRYAAYAVGRQWGWLSVNDIRRLENLPPIPGGDIYLQPLNMVQAGASQPPASVAAIHQILET, encoded by the coding sequence ATGTTCATGTCCCGCCAATTTGGCGATCAGCGCGTCGGCAGCCCGGATTCCGGCTGGATTTCCAGCCTGCTCGGCGCCAGCGCGCAAAGCGCAGCCGGCTTGCGGGTGACACCGGAGCGGGCGCTGGCGCTGACCACACTGCAGGCCTGCGTCTCGCTGATCGCCGAATCTGTGGCTCAGTTGCCGTGCGAACTGTACCGCCGCCAGGGCGACACGCGCGAGCGCGCCACCGATCATCCGGTCTATAACCTGGTCCACGACACGCCGAATGCGTGGCAAACGCCCATCGAATACCGCGAGCAATGCCAGATCAGCGCAGCCTTGCGCGGCAGCGCCTTCTCTTTCATCGAGCGAGACGGCGCGGGGCGGCCCACCGCCCTGCTGCCGCTGGACTTCAACAAGGTGCAGGTGCTGCGCGGCAGCGACAACCTGCCCTACTACCGCATCGGCGGTGCCGAACCGGTGCCGATGCGGCTGATCCACCATGTGCGCTGGTGGACGCTGAATGGCTATACCGGCGTCAGTCCGGTCCAGCTGCATTGCGACACCATCGGCCTGGCGCTGGCCACGCAAAACCACGCCTCCAAGGTGTTCGCCAACGGCACCCACCTGGCCGGTGTGCTTGAACGTCCCGCAGTCGTAGGGCAACAGGAGCTCAAACCGCTGGATCCGGAGCGCGTGAAGCAGATCAAGGCGGCCTGGAAAAACGAGTACGCCGGATCGGACAACGCCATGAAGGTGGCGCTGCTGCAGGACGGCATGACCTTCCGCCCACTGTCGATGACCAACGAGGACGCGCAGCTGATCGACAGCCGCAAGATGTCGGCGCTGGAGCTGGCGCAGATCTTCAAGGTGCCGCCGCACAAGGTGGGGTTGTTGGAGCGCGCCACCAACAACAATATCGAGCACCAGGCCATCGAGTTCGTCATCTACTGCCTGCTGCCGTGGCTGCGCCGCCACGAGCAGGCCATGATGCGCGACCTGCTGCTGCCCAGCGAGCGCGGCGACTACTACATCGAGTTCAACGTCGGCGGCCTGATGCGCGGCGACACCGCCAGCCGCTACGCCGCGTATGCCGTGGGCCGGCAATGGGGCTGGCTGTCGGTCAACGACATCCGCCGCCTGGAAAACTTGCCGCCGATACCGGGCGGCGACATCTATCTGCAGCCGCTCAACATGGTGCAGGCCGGCGCGAGCCAGCCGCCCGCTAGCGTAGCGGCCATCCACCAGATTCTGGAGACCTGA
- a CDS encoding Cro/CI family transcriptional regulator, with product MRTAIVVSYFGPGRGSKARIARSLGVSTAAVAKWGETVPDGSAYQLIRRFPELDRMDKEDWAKSSSSGPSTE from the coding sequence ATGAGAACAGCCATTGTCGTTTCGTACTTTGGTCCTGGCCGCGGCTCAAAAGCTCGCATCGCCAGGTCGCTAGGCGTCTCCACTGCTGCGGTTGCAAAGTGGGGCGAGACCGTGCCCGACGGCAGCGCTTACCAGTTGATCCGACGTTTCCCTGAGTTGGACCGGATGGATAAGGAAGACTGGGCAAAGTCGAGTTCATCAGGGCCATCTACTGAGTGA
- a CDS encoding S49 family peptidase yields MKQHLFLHQLFNQPHMVLPDMLHEAVAWAGTRMGVNLQQVNVSLPAMAWKGDGAGVVEAASPAASPADRRQQAAQQTGVLVTPVSGILVPRANDVGLCANQTSYESIRAQLNAGLADPQIEHIILDLATPGGAVTGCFELAADIRAAREVKPITALVHYSAFSAGYALACACSDIVLSQTSGVGSIGVIMKHVDISKQLEAEGVTVTTLYRGARKNDMASDTQLSDDARANADRLLDLYYEQFCQTVADYRGLDVQAIRDTEAGLFYGQQAVEAGLADRVESQQQAANRIAAEVAARRKSTAPTTRRANALAAAMQMSIHT; encoded by the coding sequence ATGAAACAACACCTCTTCCTGCATCAGCTGTTCAATCAGCCACATATGGTGCTGCCGGACATGCTGCATGAGGCCGTGGCCTGGGCCGGCACGCGCATGGGCGTGAATCTGCAACAAGTCAACGTCAGCCTGCCGGCCATGGCCTGGAAGGGCGACGGCGCCGGCGTAGTCGAGGCCGCCAGCCCGGCCGCCAGCCCGGCCGACCGCCGCCAGCAGGCCGCGCAGCAGACCGGCGTGCTGGTCACCCCTGTGTCCGGCATCCTGGTGCCCCGCGCCAACGATGTCGGCCTGTGCGCCAACCAGACCAGCTACGAGAGCATCCGCGCGCAGCTGAACGCCGGCCTGGCCGATCCGCAGATCGAGCACATCATCCTTGACCTGGCCACGCCGGGCGGCGCCGTTACCGGCTGCTTCGAGCTGGCCGCCGACATCCGCGCCGCCCGCGAGGTAAAGCCGATCACAGCTCTAGTCCACTACAGCGCATTCAGCGCCGGCTATGCCCTCGCCTGCGCCTGCTCCGATATCGTGCTGTCCCAGACCTCCGGCGTCGGCTCCATCGGCGTGATCATGAAGCACGTCGACATCAGCAAGCAGCTGGAAGCCGAAGGCGTCACCGTCACCACGCTGTACCGCGGCGCGCGCAAGAACGACATGGCCAGCGACACGCAACTGTCGGATGACGCGCGCGCGAACGCTGACCGGCTGCTGGACCTGTACTACGAGCAATTCTGCCAAACCGTCGCCGACTATCGGGGGCTGGACGTTCAAGCCATACGAGACACCGAGGCAGGTTTGTTCTACGGCCAGCAAGCCGTGGAGGCCGGTCTGGCCGACCGCGTGGAGAGCCAGCAGCAAGCCGCCAACCGCATCGCTGCCGAGGTGGCTGCGCGCCGCAAATCGACCGCGCCTACTACCCGACGCGCCAACGCGCTGGCCGCCGCCATGCAGATGAGCATTCACACCTGA
- a CDS encoding phage terminase small subunit P27 family — MGGPRAPGGGRKPKPNRLRVIEGNPGKRPLRDDEPQYETIDVPAPPPWLAPLATEKWHELAPQLAGTRVLTGVDLHNLEMFCQAYSRWRDAEDIVHRTGVVVETPFGPKKNPACTIINETGRQLASFGALLGLDPSSRTRIGVSGDKPTQNRFTKLLKPKKAS, encoded by the coding sequence ATGGGAGGACCGCGAGCGCCTGGCGGCGGGCGTAAACCGAAGCCCAACCGGCTGCGGGTGATTGAGGGCAATCCGGGCAAGCGCCCGCTGCGGGATGACGAGCCGCAATACGAAACTATCGACGTCCCCGCCCCGCCGCCCTGGCTGGCGCCGCTGGCTACAGAGAAGTGGCACGAACTCGCGCCGCAGTTGGCCGGCACCCGCGTGCTGACCGGCGTCGATCTGCACAATCTGGAGATGTTCTGCCAGGCCTATAGCCGTTGGCGCGACGCCGAGGACATCGTGCATCGCACCGGCGTGGTGGTGGAAACGCCGTTCGGGCCGAAGAAGAACCCGGCCTGCACCATCATCAACGAGACCGGCCGGCAGCTGGCCAGCTTCGGGGCCCTGCTGGGGCTGGATCCGTCCAGCCGCACGCGCATTGGCGTGAGCGGCGACAAGCCCACGCAAAACCGATTCACCAAACTGCTGAAACCCAAGAAGGCCTCATGA
- a CDS encoding helix-turn-helix domain-containing protein: MVYTQCNPRFAKYPLTLVIMENTLGSRIRKALDVLSEKTGSKKTPNWLANQVGVSRPAAYKWMNNPTAGIDGENLYKAAKALQVSADWLASGKGEMQSEASGGGYVAANTLEELVRQVKEKGPDEVLQVIRLLAENSAKLPN; the protein is encoded by the coding sequence ATGGTTTACACTCAATGCAATCCTAGGTTTGCAAAATATCCGCTAACCTTGGTTATCATGGAAAATACTCTTGGAAGCCGGATTCGCAAGGCGCTAGACGTCCTTAGCGAGAAGACCGGAAGCAAAAAAACGCCAAACTGGCTTGCTAACCAGGTTGGCGTGTCACGTCCTGCTGCCTACAAGTGGATGAACAATCCAACAGCCGGGATTGACGGGGAAAACCTCTACAAAGCTGCTAAAGCTCTGCAGGTCAGTGCGGACTGGTTGGCATCTGGTAAGGGCGAAATGCAATCAGAGGCTAGTGGCGGGGGATATGTTGCTGCCAATACTCTGGAAGAGTTGGTGCGCCAGGTGAAGGAGAAGGGGCCTGACGAGGTGCTGCAAGTCATTAGATTGCTTGCGGAAAATAGCGCGAAACTACCAAACTAA
- a CDS encoding terminase large subunit: MAQQHVTAATKWARDVVAGRIPAGKWTRLAAQRFLDDLRRSKTKAFPFKLDQAEAERACAFVEQLPHTKGKWAREQQLIKLAGWQSFIFVNTFGWLHKKTRLRRFREAYNEVPRKNGKSVIAAGVGLYCFTADGEYGAEVYSGASSEKQAWEVFRPAKLMLERSPELVEAAGAEIYAKAMALPEDGSRFEPIIGKPGDGASPSCAIIDEFHEHDSPDLYDTMITGMGAREQPLAFIITTAGYNLAGPCYEKRIEAEKVLQGLVENEQLFCVMFGADEDDDPYDPATLRKANPNFGVSVLEDYLLAQQRQAAQNPSKQTAFKTKHLNVWCSAKSAWVNMVHWHAAADATLREEDFAGEECVAAYDLASKLDFAAILKIFKREVFGKAHYYVFAKHYLPEQTLESDDNPNRAAYVRWRNAGWIEQHDGPENDFAMILQDLEDLPSQFQVTEYCQDKFGAAWVAQQLTQGGATVVDVPMKAIYLTPAMREIEAALKAGRLHHNGDPVLTWMMSNVTARADKNDNLFPDKQAPQNKIDGAVALIIGMTRAMAPEQPDTGYKSAYEDEVYL; encoded by the coding sequence ATGGCTCAACAGCACGTCACCGCTGCCACGAAATGGGCGCGCGACGTGGTGGCTGGCCGCATCCCGGCGGGCAAGTGGACGCGACTTGCCGCCCAGCGCTTCCTCGATGACCTGAGGCGCAGCAAAACCAAGGCCTTTCCGTTCAAGCTGGACCAGGCGGAAGCCGAGCGCGCCTGCGCCTTTGTCGAGCAGCTGCCGCACACCAAAGGCAAGTGGGCGCGCGAGCAGCAACTGATCAAGTTGGCCGGTTGGCAGTCCTTCATCTTCGTCAACACCTTCGGCTGGCTGCACAAGAAGACCCGGCTGCGCCGCTTCCGCGAGGCCTACAACGAGGTGCCGCGGAAGAATGGCAAATCGGTGATCGCCGCCGGCGTCGGCCTGTACTGCTTCACCGCCGATGGCGAGTATGGCGCCGAGGTATACAGCGGCGCGTCGAGCGAGAAACAAGCCTGGGAGGTGTTTCGCCCGGCCAAGCTGATGCTGGAGCGGTCGCCGGAGCTGGTCGAGGCCGCCGGCGCGGAGATCTACGCCAAGGCCATGGCCCTGCCGGAGGACGGCAGCCGCTTCGAGCCCATCATTGGCAAGCCTGGCGACGGCGCATCACCGTCCTGCGCGATCATCGACGAGTTTCACGAGCACGACTCGCCGGACCTGTACGACACCATGATCACCGGCATGGGCGCGCGCGAGCAGCCGCTGGCCTTCATCATCACCACCGCCGGCTATAACCTGGCCGGGCCCTGCTACGAGAAGCGGATCGAGGCGGAGAAGGTGCTGCAGGGGCTGGTGGAGAATGAGCAGCTGTTCTGCGTCATGTTCGGCGCCGACGAAGACGACGACCCGTATGACCCGGCCACGCTGCGCAAGGCCAATCCGAATTTCGGCGTCTCGGTACTTGAAGACTACCTGCTGGCGCAGCAGCGCCAAGCGGCGCAGAACCCGTCCAAGCAAACCGCCTTCAAAACCAAGCATCTGAACGTCTGGTGCTCGGCCAAATCGGCCTGGGTCAATATGGTCCATTGGCACGCCGCGGCGGATGCCACGCTGCGCGAGGAGGACTTCGCCGGCGAGGAGTGCGTCGCGGCCTACGACTTAGCAAGCAAGCTGGACTTCGCCGCGATCCTGAAAATCTTCAAGCGCGAGGTATTCGGCAAGGCCCACTACTACGTCTTTGCCAAGCACTACCTGCCGGAGCAGACGCTAGAGTCCGACGACAACCCTAACCGCGCCGCCTATGTGCGCTGGCGCAACGCCGGCTGGATCGAGCAGCACGATGGGCCGGAGAACGACTTCGCCATGATCCTGCAGGATCTGGAAGACCTCCCGAGCCAGTTCCAGGTGACGGAGTATTGCCAGGACAAGTTCGGCGCGGCCTGGGTCGCGCAGCAACTCACGCAGGGCGGCGCGACTGTGGTCGACGTGCCGATGAAGGCCATCTACCTGACGCCGGCCATGCGCGAAATCGAGGCCGCGTTGAAGGCCGGCCGGCTGCACCACAACGGCGACCCGGTGCTGACTTGGATGATGTCCAACGTGACCGCCCGCGCCGACAAGAACGACAACCTGTTCCCGGACAAGCAGGCTCCGCAAAACAAGATAGACGGCGCGGTCGCGCTGATCATCGGCATGACGCGGGCCATGGCGCCGGAGCAACCCGACACCGGCTACAAGTCGGCCTACGAAGACGAGGTTTACCTATGA
- a CDS encoding BRCT domain-containing protein has translation MEHDQIPAAFQAKERIKRDVSEFIGICKGVVADGLVAPEEVEFMGQWLHTHPHVLDQWPMSVLVERIPQILSDGTVDEDEQLELLRLIGQIAGKNPCEDAPSMSTDLPYSTPAPAIEFEGKLFCVTGTFEMGPRSVVIAEIEARGGLIASGVKMALDYLVVGEIGSRDWKYSTFGNKIEKAVACREKGARLAILPEKTLQASFSIAA, from the coding sequence ATGGAGCACGATCAGATACCCGCAGCTTTTCAAGCCAAGGAACGCATCAAGCGAGACGTTTCCGAGTTCATCGGGATATGCAAAGGGGTGGTCGCAGACGGCCTAGTGGCGCCCGAAGAGGTCGAGTTCATGGGTCAATGGCTGCACACCCATCCGCACGTGCTCGATCAGTGGCCCATGTCCGTTCTGGTGGAGCGTATCCCGCAGATTTTGTCTGACGGGACGGTAGACGAGGACGAGCAGCTGGAGCTATTGCGGCTGATCGGGCAGATTGCCGGCAAGAACCCATGCGAGGATGCGCCCTCCATGAGCACGGACTTACCCTACTCCACGCCGGCGCCCGCCATCGAGTTCGAAGGCAAGCTGTTCTGCGTAACCGGGACGTTCGAGATGGGCCCGCGCAGCGTGGTCATCGCTGAGATAGAGGCCAGGGGCGGCCTCATTGCATCCGGCGTGAAAATGGCCTTGGATTACCTGGTGGTGGGAGAGATTGGCAGCAGGGACTGGAAATACAGCACATTCGGCAACAAGATCGAGAAAGCCGTTGCATGCCGTGAGAAGGGGGCGAGGCTTGCGATCCTGCCGGAGAAGACCTTACAGGCATCCTTTTCGATCGCAGCCTAG
- a CDS encoding HNH endonuclease signature motif containing protein gives MAGLTAQLCAAPGCGALVRPPARRCAFHEQRTQAEAKQADQRRGSRHERGYSNAWTRASRAYRAQHPFCVECQQRDGRLVAAEHVDHIQPPRYREAMESGDPARIAEAKRLFWDASNWQSLCRPCHSRKTAREDGGFGNR, from the coding sequence ATGGCGGGGCTGACAGCTCAGCTGTGCGCCGCGCCGGGCTGTGGCGCGCTGGTCCGGCCACCGGCACGGCGCTGTGCCTTCCATGAGCAGCGGACACAAGCAGAGGCCAAACAGGCGGACCAGCGCCGAGGCAGCCGGCATGAGCGCGGCTACAGCAATGCGTGGACTCGCGCCTCGCGCGCTTACCGGGCCCAGCATCCGTTCTGCGTGGAATGTCAGCAGCGCGACGGCCGGCTGGTGGCCGCCGAGCATGTGGACCACATCCAGCCGCCGCGCTACCGCGAGGCAATGGAGAGCGGTGATCCAGCCAGGATAGCCGAGGCCAAACGGCTGTTTTGGGACGCCAGCAACTGGCAGTCCTTGTGCCGGCCCTGCCACTCGCGCAAGACGGCGCGCGAGGATGGCGGATTCGGCAATCGCTGA
- a CDS encoding helix-turn-helix domain-containing protein, with product MSDETIHSRLRAAIKARGITVTAVAAHLQVSRSTVNRWLKYQIPDDEQIFRLSAYLNVSPSHLRRGSDMNAEHMMLCQILFAKSTDISSSDVQRLIDLADRFSDTDLCQTE from the coding sequence GTGTCCGACGAGACGATTCACTCCCGCCTGCGGGCAGCCATCAAGGCCCGCGGCATCACCGTAACAGCCGTTGCAGCCCACCTTCAGGTCAGCCGGTCTACCGTAAATCGCTGGCTGAAATACCAAATACCGGATGATGAGCAGATATTCAGGCTATCCGCATATCTGAACGTCAGCCCCTCTCACCTGCGAAGAGGCTCGGACATGAATGCCGAGCACATGATGCTATGCCAAATTCTATTCGCCAAGTCGACTGACATTTCGTCCAGTGACGTACAGCGGCTCATAGACCTGGCAGACAGGTTTTCTGACACAGATTTGTGTCAAACAGAATAA